The Rufibacter sp. DG15C region AGTTGGATTTGTAAAGCAAGAAAGCAGCTACATCTTAAACCGAGCAGATTGGCAGTGAACCCTATAGTGATTTTTCAAAGCTGGCTTTAGGAAGAGCTACATTTGACACAAGTGAGAATCCCTACCGCTTGATGTTTACGTTATGTACAACTGTAAAGAATTGCATGAAAAGATTATTGATAGCTGCTCTCTTCGTTCCCCTTTTAAGTTGCAAGCGGTCAGTTTCACAATTTGCCGCTGATAAAAATCAAGAAGCTGTATAGACTACCTCAGTTGAACCTGCCAAAAAGGACACCAACATGATAAGCGACACCTTGGTAATCAAGGGGAAAAGCGTGGTGTTTTTCACCCTCTCCCAGACAGAATACGACAAAATAGTAAAAGAGAAAGGAGAAGACTCTGGCATCAATGAAGTCATCAGCGACTTTGAATACTATGCTTATGAAATAAAGGACACTCTGGAAAAGGCAGGATTTAACACAGTGATTACAACGAGCCAGACCTTCGCAGTGATAAATAGCAATGGAGAAAAGAAGTTCATCAATAGGGACTTGAAAGAAGGGAAAGTAGGGATTCTCCTTTTCGACGGGATAAAAGAGCCAACGCTTGACTACGGATTAAGGACAGATATTGATTATCTTTCAGTAGTAAGGGAATACTTTAAAAAGAAATAGCTGCACCTAACAAAGTATAAACGTTACCCTTCTGCCAACGGCCTCGCCCGCCGTTTATACTAACCGTTTTCCTCGATTTAATCCCAGCTTATATTCCGGTTTTACCATGCTTAATGAAAGGTTATTAAAGCAGATTGAGTTTATCAAAGAGATAGACAAGGTCAAGTACATTCAACGCAAAACTAAGCTGTTCAACAGTGACCGCAATGAGAACGATGCCGAACACAGCTGGCATCTGGCGCTCATGGTCCTAGTACTGGCAGAGCACTCCAACCAACCCATAGACGTGCTAAAGGTATTGAAGATGGTGTTAATCCATGATATTGTGGAGATTGACGCCGGGGACACGTTCATTTATGACACCCAAAAAAGCCATTCCAATACAGACGAGGAACGGCTGGCGGCCAACCGCATTTTCGGGCTGTTGCCCAAAGAGCAGGCAGAAGAGTTTTTTGCCGTCTGGGAGGAATTTGAGGCAGGAGAAACAGACGAGGC contains the following coding sequences:
- a CDS encoding HD family hydrolase, which translates into the protein MLNERLLKQIEFIKEIDKVKYIQRKTKLFNSDRNENDAEHSWHLALMVLVLAEHSNQPIDVLKVLKMVLIHDIVEIDAGDTFIYDTQKSHSNTDEERLAANRIFGLLPKEQAEEFFAVWEEFEAGETDEAKFARAMDRLAPLLQNTSNNGGTWQEFGVEYAKVYEKKSVIKEGSDTIWNYAEGLINESVEKGILKK